Proteins from a single region of Lepus europaeus isolate LE1 chromosome 4, mLepTim1.pri, whole genome shotgun sequence:
- the TRIM17 gene encoding E3 ubiquitin-protein ligase TRIM17 isoform X4: protein MDAVELARKLQEEATCSICLDYFTDPVMTACGHNFCRECIRLSWEKAKGKKGRRRKGSFPCPECREMSPQRNLRPNRLLTKVAEMARQHPGLQKRDLCQVHQEPLKLFCEEDKSPICVVCREAREHRLHRVLPVEEAVQEYKSKLEADMECLREEVVKTEKMQAQWEQALAEWQAMVKERRTRILVEFEKMTLLLVEEERRLLQALKEEEEETTSRLSERKASLDQQSHTLEMLLLRLEDRSQQEPLQMLQDMKDTLASKDSLQVLCSEATPPMVLRTVCRVPGQVEVLRGFQEDVVPDPASAYPYLLLYESRQRRYLSCPPEGSALCSKDSTQPRPRHADRAPQPHGRLLGL from the exons ATGGATGCCGTGGAACTTGCCAgaaagctgcaggaggaggccacGTGCTCCATCTGCCTCGACTACTTCACAGACCCCGTGATGACCGCCTGCGGCCACAACTTCTGCCGCGAGTGCATCCGGCTGAGCTGGGAGAAGGCCAAAGGCAAGAAGGGGAGGCGGCGGAAGGGCTCGTTCCCCTGCCCCGAGTGCAGGGAGATGTCCCCGCAGAGGAACCTGCGGCCCAACCGCCTGCTGACCAAAGTGGCCGAGATGGCGCGGCAGCACCCTGGCCTCCAAAAGCGGGACCTGTGCCAGGTGCACCAGGAGCCCCTCAAGCTCTTCTGCGAGGAAGACAAGAGCCCCATCTGTGTGGTCTGCAGGGAGGCGCGGGAGCACCGGCTGCACAGGGTGCTGCCCGTGGAGGAGGCTGTGCAGGAGTACAAG TCGAAGCTGGAGGCAGACATGGAGTGCCTGCGGGAGGAGGTGGTGAAGACGGAGAAGATGCAAGCCCAGTGGGAGCAGGCCTTGGCCGAGTGGCAG GCCATGGTGAAGGAGAGGAGAACGCGCATCCTGGTGGAGTTTGAGAAGATGACCCTGCTCCTGGTGGAGGAAGAGCGGCGGCTCCTGCAGGccctgaaggaggaggaggaggagacgacCAGCAGGCTGAGTGAGCGCAAGGCCTCCCTGGACCAGCAGAGCCACACGCTGGAGATGCTGCTGCTGCGGCTGGAAGACCGCAGCCAGCAGGAGCCCCTGCAGATGCTGCAG GACATGAAGGACACCCTGGCCAG taaggacagcctgCAAGTGCTGTGCTCGGAGGCCACGCCCCCCATGGTGCTCAGGACCGTGTGCAGGGTGCCTGGGCAGGTGGAGGTGCTCAGAGGTTTTCAAG AGGATGTGGTGCCAGACCCTGCATCCGCGTACCCCTACCTCCTCCTCTACGAGAGCCGCCAGAGGCGCTACCTGAGCTGCCCACCTGAGGGCAGCGCGCTGTGCAGCAAGGACAG cacccagccccggccccgtCACGCTGACCGAGCCCCCCAGCCACATGGGCGTCTTCTTGGACTTTGA
- the TRIM17 gene encoding E3 ubiquitin-protein ligase TRIM17 isoform X2, translating into MDAVELARKLQEEATCSICLDYFTDPVMTACGHNFCRECIRLSWEKAKGKKGRRRKGSFPCPECREMSPQRNLRPNRLLTKVAEMARQHPGLQKRDLCQVHQEPLKLFCEEDKSPICVVCREAREHRLHRVLPVEEAVQEYKSKLEADMECLREEVVKTEKMQAQWEQALAEWQAMVKERRTRILVEFEKMTLLLVEEERRLLQALKEEEEETTSRLSERKASLDQQSHTLEMLLLRLEDRSQQEPLQMLQDMKDTLASKDSLQVLCSEATPPMVLRTVCRVPGQVEVLRGFQGKWGPGSRPLTRDSLGSTLPAQPRSATHWGQSSGCGGGGGPALDASLCLTDVASGCPNAPPLPTPSTRSWGVGTAGHPKSTAGFSAGGPRGWEPPRACPPDPPPSPPLCKRMWCQTLHPRTPTSSSTRAARGAT; encoded by the exons ATGGATGCCGTGGAACTTGCCAgaaagctgcaggaggaggccacGTGCTCCATCTGCCTCGACTACTTCACAGACCCCGTGATGACCGCCTGCGGCCACAACTTCTGCCGCGAGTGCATCCGGCTGAGCTGGGAGAAGGCCAAAGGCAAGAAGGGGAGGCGGCGGAAGGGCTCGTTCCCCTGCCCCGAGTGCAGGGAGATGTCCCCGCAGAGGAACCTGCGGCCCAACCGCCTGCTGACCAAAGTGGCCGAGATGGCGCGGCAGCACCCTGGCCTCCAAAAGCGGGACCTGTGCCAGGTGCACCAGGAGCCCCTCAAGCTCTTCTGCGAGGAAGACAAGAGCCCCATCTGTGTGGTCTGCAGGGAGGCGCGGGAGCACCGGCTGCACAGGGTGCTGCCCGTGGAGGAGGCTGTGCAGGAGTACAAG TCGAAGCTGGAGGCAGACATGGAGTGCCTGCGGGAGGAGGTGGTGAAGACGGAGAAGATGCAAGCCCAGTGGGAGCAGGCCTTGGCCGAGTGGCAG GCCATGGTGAAGGAGAGGAGAACGCGCATCCTGGTGGAGTTTGAGAAGATGACCCTGCTCCTGGTGGAGGAAGAGCGGCGGCTCCTGCAGGccctgaaggaggaggaggaggagacgacCAGCAGGCTGAGTGAGCGCAAGGCCTCCCTGGACCAGCAGAGCCACACGCTGGAGATGCTGCTGCTGCGGCTGGAAGACCGCAGCCAGCAGGAGCCCCTGCAGATGCTGCAG GACATGAAGGACACCCTGGCCAG taaggacagcctgCAAGTGCTGTGCTCGGAGGCCACGCCCCCCATGGTGCTCAGGACCGTGTGCAGGGTGCCTGGGCAGGTGGAGGTGCTCAGAGGTTTTCAAGGTAAGTGGGGCCCAGGGTCCAGACCCCTGACCCGAGATTCTCTGGGCAGCactctccctgcccagccccgcaGTGCCACACACTGGGGCCAGAGCTCCgggtgcgggggagggggggggcctGCACTGGATGCCAGCCTGTGCCTCACAGACGTTGCCAGTGGCTGCCCAAATGCCCCTCCCCTTCCTACACCATCCACACGCAGCTGGGGAGTGGGGACAGCTGGTCACCCCAAATCCACAGCTGGATTCAGTGCAGGGGGGCCGCGGGGCTGGGAGCCACCTCGGGCCTGCCCTCCTGACCCTCCTCCCTCGCCACCCCTCTGCAAGAGGATGTGGTGCCAGACCCTGCATCCGCGTACCCCTACCTCCTCCTCTACGAGAGCCGCCAGAGGCGCTACCTGA
- the TRIM17 gene encoding E3 ubiquitin-protein ligase TRIM17 isoform X1: MDAVELARKLQEEATCSICLDYFTDPVMTACGHNFCRECIRLSWEKAKGKKGRRRKGSFPCPECREMSPQRNLRPNRLLTKVAEMARQHPGLQKRDLCQVHQEPLKLFCEEDKSPICVVCREAREHRLHRVLPVEEAVQEYKSKLEADMECLREEVVKTEKMQAQWEQALAEWQAMVKERRTRILVEFEKMTLLLVEEERRLLQALKEEEEETTSRLSERKASLDQQSHTLEMLLLRLEDRSQQEPLQMLQDMKDTLASKDSLQVLCSEATPPMVLRTVCRVPGQVEVLRGFQEDVVPDPASAYPYLLLYESRQRRYLSCPPEGSALCSKDRFVAYPCAVGQKSFSSGRHYWEVGMNLTGDALWALGVCSASVSRKDRVPKCPENGFWVVQLAKGKKHLSTAPSPGPVTLTEPPSHMGVFLDFEAGEVSFYSVSDGSHLHTYSQAAFPGPLQPFFCLGAPKSGQMVISTVTVWVKG; this comes from the exons ATGGATGCCGTGGAACTTGCCAgaaagctgcaggaggaggccacGTGCTCCATCTGCCTCGACTACTTCACAGACCCCGTGATGACCGCCTGCGGCCACAACTTCTGCCGCGAGTGCATCCGGCTGAGCTGGGAGAAGGCCAAAGGCAAGAAGGGGAGGCGGCGGAAGGGCTCGTTCCCCTGCCCCGAGTGCAGGGAGATGTCCCCGCAGAGGAACCTGCGGCCCAACCGCCTGCTGACCAAAGTGGCCGAGATGGCGCGGCAGCACCCTGGCCTCCAAAAGCGGGACCTGTGCCAGGTGCACCAGGAGCCCCTCAAGCTCTTCTGCGAGGAAGACAAGAGCCCCATCTGTGTGGTCTGCAGGGAGGCGCGGGAGCACCGGCTGCACAGGGTGCTGCCCGTGGAGGAGGCTGTGCAGGAGTACAAG TCGAAGCTGGAGGCAGACATGGAGTGCCTGCGGGAGGAGGTGGTGAAGACGGAGAAGATGCAAGCCCAGTGGGAGCAGGCCTTGGCCGAGTGGCAG GCCATGGTGAAGGAGAGGAGAACGCGCATCCTGGTGGAGTTTGAGAAGATGACCCTGCTCCTGGTGGAGGAAGAGCGGCGGCTCCTGCAGGccctgaaggaggaggaggaggagacgacCAGCAGGCTGAGTGAGCGCAAGGCCTCCCTGGACCAGCAGAGCCACACGCTGGAGATGCTGCTGCTGCGGCTGGAAGACCGCAGCCAGCAGGAGCCCCTGCAGATGCTGCAG GACATGAAGGACACCCTGGCCAG taaggacagcctgCAAGTGCTGTGCTCGGAGGCCACGCCCCCCATGGTGCTCAGGACCGTGTGCAGGGTGCCTGGGCAGGTGGAGGTGCTCAGAGGTTTTCAAG AGGATGTGGTGCCAGACCCTGCATCCGCGTACCCCTACCTCCTCCTCTACGAGAGCCGCCAGAGGCGCTACCTGAGCTGCCCACCTGAGGGCAGCGCGCTGTGCAGCAAGGACAGGTTCGTGGCCTACCCGTGTGCCGTGGGCCAGAAGAGCTTCTCCTCGGGCCGGCACTACTGGGAGGTGGGCATGAACCTCACGGGGGACGCGCTGTGGGCCCTGGGCGTGTGCAGCGCCAGCGTGAGCCGCAAGGACAGGGTCCCCAAGTGCCCCGAGAACGGGTTCTGGGTGGTGCAGCTGGCCAAGGGCAAAAAGCACTTGTCCACAgcacccagccccggccccgtCACGCTGACCGAGCCCCCCAGCCACATGGGCGTCTTCTTGGACTTTGAGGCGGGGGAGGTCTCCTTCTACAGCGTGAGCGACGGATCCCACCTGCACACCTACTCCCAGGCCGccttcccagggcccctgcagcccttCTTCTGCCTGGGGGCCCCCAAATCCGGCCAGATGGTCATCTCCACGGTGACCGTGTGGGTGAAGGGCTGA
- the TRIM17 gene encoding E3 ubiquitin-protein ligase TRIM17 isoform X3, with the protein MDAVELARKLQEEATCSICLDYFTDPVMTACGHNFCRECIRLSWEKAKGKKGRRRKGSFPCPECREMSPQRNLRPNRLLTKVAEMARQHPGLQKRDLCQVHQEPLKLFCEEDKSPICVVCREAREHRLHRVLPVEEAVQEYKSKLEADMECLREEVVKTEKMQAQWEQALAEWQAMVKERRTRILVEFEKMTLLLVEEERRLLQALKEEEEETTSRLSERKASLDQQSHTLEMLLLRLEDRSQQEPLQMLQDMKDTLASKDSLQVLCSEATPPMVLRTVCRVPGQVEVLRGFQEDVVPDPASAYPYLLLYESRQRRYLSCPPEGSALCSKDSVSDGSHLHTYSQAAFPGPLQPFFCLGAPKSGQMVISTVTVWVKG; encoded by the exons ATGGATGCCGTGGAACTTGCCAgaaagctgcaggaggaggccacGTGCTCCATCTGCCTCGACTACTTCACAGACCCCGTGATGACCGCCTGCGGCCACAACTTCTGCCGCGAGTGCATCCGGCTGAGCTGGGAGAAGGCCAAAGGCAAGAAGGGGAGGCGGCGGAAGGGCTCGTTCCCCTGCCCCGAGTGCAGGGAGATGTCCCCGCAGAGGAACCTGCGGCCCAACCGCCTGCTGACCAAAGTGGCCGAGATGGCGCGGCAGCACCCTGGCCTCCAAAAGCGGGACCTGTGCCAGGTGCACCAGGAGCCCCTCAAGCTCTTCTGCGAGGAAGACAAGAGCCCCATCTGTGTGGTCTGCAGGGAGGCGCGGGAGCACCGGCTGCACAGGGTGCTGCCCGTGGAGGAGGCTGTGCAGGAGTACAAG TCGAAGCTGGAGGCAGACATGGAGTGCCTGCGGGAGGAGGTGGTGAAGACGGAGAAGATGCAAGCCCAGTGGGAGCAGGCCTTGGCCGAGTGGCAG GCCATGGTGAAGGAGAGGAGAACGCGCATCCTGGTGGAGTTTGAGAAGATGACCCTGCTCCTGGTGGAGGAAGAGCGGCGGCTCCTGCAGGccctgaaggaggaggaggaggagacgacCAGCAGGCTGAGTGAGCGCAAGGCCTCCCTGGACCAGCAGAGCCACACGCTGGAGATGCTGCTGCTGCGGCTGGAAGACCGCAGCCAGCAGGAGCCCCTGCAGATGCTGCAG GACATGAAGGACACCCTGGCCAG taaggacagcctgCAAGTGCTGTGCTCGGAGGCCACGCCCCCCATGGTGCTCAGGACCGTGTGCAGGGTGCCTGGGCAGGTGGAGGTGCTCAGAGGTTTTCAAG AGGATGTGGTGCCAGACCCTGCATCCGCGTACCCCTACCTCCTCCTCTACGAGAGCCGCCAGAGGCGCTACCTGAGCTGCCCACCTGAGGGCAGCGCGCTGTGCAGCAAGGACAG CGTGAGCGACGGATCCCACCTGCACACCTACTCCCAGGCCGccttcccagggcccctgcagcccttCTTCTGCCTGGGGGCCCCCAAATCCGGCCAGATGGTCATCTCCACGGTGACCGTGTGGGTGAAGGGCTGA